The Collimonas sp. PA-H2 genome contains a region encoding:
- a CDS encoding GNAT family N-acetyltransferase, with translation MAAETQLEFRPATSADLPFLTALRHATMSEHLARVNAARDDAAQLARILFQFEHAQIVSIAGKQIGLLKAYREPGQWYIAQIQIAPEFQGRGLGRSILDKVLTQASNDNLPTVLRVFDGNPAKKLYEAKGFKEIGQDGVECLMSCPPA, from the coding sequence ATGGCAGCAGAAACACAGCTTGAATTCAGGCCGGCAACCAGCGCGGACCTGCCGTTCCTGACAGCGCTGCGCCATGCCACCATGAGCGAGCACCTGGCGCGGGTGAATGCAGCGCGCGACGACGCCGCGCAACTGGCGCGCATCCTGTTCCAGTTTGAACACGCCCAGATCGTTTCCATCGCAGGCAAGCAGATCGGATTGCTGAAAGCCTATCGCGAGCCCGGACAATGGTATATCGCCCAGATCCAGATCGCCCCGGAATTCCAGGGACGGGGACTGGGCCGCAGCATCCTCGATAAGGTGCTGACGCAGGCCAGCAACGACAATTTGCCTACGGTTTTGAGAGTTTTTGACGGCAATCCAGCCAAAAAACTGTATGAAGCTAAGGGCTTCAAGGAAATCGGCCAGGACGGCGTGGAATGCCTGATGTCCTGCCCGCCTGCCTGA
- a CDS encoding DUF3096 domain-containing protein, with translation MFTTLHLTPIVSLIAGVLILAIPRLLNYIIALYLIVIGLIGLFGTR, from the coding sequence ATGTTTACCACCCTGCACCTGACCCCTATCGTTTCACTGATCGCGGGCGTACTGATCCTGGCCATTCCACGACTGCTGAACTACATCATTGCGCTGTACCTGATCGTCATCGGCCTGATCGGCCTGTTTGGAACGCGCTGA